The Metarhizium brunneum chromosome 3, complete sequence DNA window CGAGCCTGGAAGCCAAAGGCCTTGAACTAggtctcgagcccttgtgtaaccatTGCTGGGTTCAAGgttcggcccgtgccttttATGGCGACGTGACCTGCGTATAACAAAACGCATCTATACGTACCACGCGCGATTTCCAAACTACATGAACGAAACACCAGACGTCTCAAAGTATGGCTGCCCACTCTAACAATCTGCCGCCGGTCCCCGTCCATCGCACGCTGGTGGTTCGGACGGCCGTTCAGTCGACTGCGCAGGAGCGAGAGCACATCTTGAAGGAAGTCGAGTACAATGTATTCGCATTCCCCGCAGAAATGGTGTATTGCGACTTCCTCTCCGACTCGGGAACCTCTGCTATGACAGATGTTCAGTGGGCTGCCTTGCTGCGCGGTGACGAATCCTACGGACGCAACGCCGGGTACTATTGTCTGCAGGACGCCTTTCGGGATATTTTCGAGAGGGGACATGATCGTAGATATCTGTTTCGTCATGTCATGgccggcaccgtcgacagTCAACTATATTGCAACACATTGCTGCAGCCGAGCCAGGGGGGATTTGTCAATGGAGGACATGTCCAGCTCGCCCGCCCCAATTTCTACATTGTGCCGCAGGGAGGTTGCGCCGAGGCGATTCTCTTCTCAGAGCTGATGAattcgtcctcgtccaacgATGCCTCGGTCGCGCCCGTTATTATCAGTAACGGCTTCTTTGATACGACTGCGACCAACGCGGCTGCCGCTGGCTTCGAGCTGGCAACCTTTCTTCAGCCCGGTCTCCGCGAACCGTTAGATCCTAATGAGGCATCCAGCCATAATCCATTCAAAGGCAATCTGGACCTGCTGGCAACTCGCAACTTTCTAGCCAAAAACCACCATCGAACAGCGCTCAtactcatcaccatcaccaacaattTCGCCACGGCACAGCCCgtgtccatggccaacataCGCGCCGCAGCGTCGCTGGCCAAGGGCTTCAATATTCCATGTTTTTTCGATGCTTGCCGCTTTGCTGAGAATGCTAGGCTCATACAAGAATTCGAGCCGGGGTATGATGCCTGTTCCATTGCCGAAATTGTCAAAGAGATGTTCAGTCTCGTAGACGGTTTTACTATCAGTCTTAAAAAGGACGGCATGTCCAACATGGGCGGTGCCCTTGCTATTCGCGACAATGGCTGCCTGATGAAGAAGTCTCAAGATATAGGCGTTCGGCTCAAAGAACGGCAAATTCTAGCTTATGGAAACGACTCCTACGGCGGGATGAGAGGCCATGACCTGatggctgcagctgcaggccTGTACGAGACCACCAAAGAGTCTTATTTGAGGAGCAGCATCGGGCAGGTAAGATCTTTTGCGCAGAAACTCCATTCTGCCGGAGTACCGATACTGTGGCCGCCAGGAGGACATGCCATATATCTGGACATGAATGCATTCTTTGCCGACTGTCCGCGGTCGCCGGGTGACTTTGCCTCTGTGGGATTCACCATTGAGCTTCTACGCCAGCATGGAATTCGAGCCGTCGAGGCTGGACCATTTGCTTGGGAATGGGACAAGAAGCAGTCTGAAGAGGAGCGAGACGCCATTCCTGACCTGGTCCGCTTTGCGGTTCCCCGGAATTCGATGAATGACGGCCATATTGACTACACCGTGGCGGCCATTCACGAGCTATATCAACAGCGTCATATTCTTCCCAACGTGAGAATTATTAGGGGCAAGCATCTTCGTATCCGCCACTTCCAGTGCGGATTTGCTCTTGTCCCTGCAAGTAGGAGCAATGGGAGCCAGTCTGCAACgaataatacttttttttcggcGGCTGAAGCTCAAATCAGAGCACTCGGTCGTTCTCTCTCGTTCAATGACGATTTAGTAGAAGTTTTAGTCCGAGAAATGCAACTCGCAATGGGCGCCTGGGGAGAAAGTGCTGTCAGCAAATCCACCAACGGGCACATCTCTCATGTGGGAAATGACCATGCCCCTATTGAATACTCTATCTCTTTTGATGTTAATACCGGAACGCCCCAGCTTCGATTCTTGATTGAAGCGCAGCCGCCGGAGGACGTGGCCAAAGTGAAGCTAGCAGATCTTCAATTAGCCGCTTTGGAGTTGAACCGTACTTTGCGCCAGCGGCAGGATGACGCACTTTCATTCACACGGTTCGATATGATAAAAGACTTGTTCATTCCGGAAACAAATGATGCGCAAAATGTTTCAGGCTTCGCTGCTTGGCACAGTGCTTGCGTTTCGCCTGGCAGTAAACGCGCGGATTGGAAAATTTACCTCAATCCGGACGCCCAGGGAGCATCACAACGCGAAAGACTCATCCGAGCATCACTTACCCGTCTGGGATTTGAGCAGGTTTCTGAGCGACTCAGCCTGGCAATGGGGCCAACAGATCGGTTCTGCTATTTCTCTCTAGATCTCGACAAAGGATGGGACGCTCGCATCAAGATATACATTGAGCATCCGAATGCTACCGCTCAAAGTGTTGCCAACATGATTCAAAAGGTTTGCTTGCACTTGAAAGCAGACAATCGAGATGAAATTGTTGCCTTCGTACGCGCCATGAGCGGCAACACATCAGGTCCCTTGCAGCGCAAGTCGGTTGTGACTTGCTTCGCCTTCACGACAGATCGCACAGAACCATCCGCCACTGTTCATTTCCCCGTCTCTGATTATGCACGCAACGATGCTGAGATACATTGCAGAGTTGTCGAGTACTGTTCAAACAAGGCTCCCATGGTGCTGCCGCATTATGTGCGATCAATCGTAGCCTTGAGGCAGCGTTCGCTGTCCGATGGGAAAGGTCTGCATAGCTGGGTGTCGTTGAAACAGAGTCCAGGTGGCAGCCTTGGGCTGACTTTCTACCTATCGGCTGAGTTGTTTGGACCCTTGCCAGATTTGGAGCAGTAGGTTCTTGGAAGAGCTTCCACGTATACGTAAACAACTATGTACCCAAATGAGTCGCTCTGGAAGGTTGGTTAGCAGTGGGTGTTCATGTTGAGTAGATCTGTTACACGGTTAGGACCCAACAACTTTGAAGCCCAAAAAAGGGGCATCGCCGATAAAGGACCTCAAGGTTACACAGATTCAACACGTGACCTCATGGAAACCTTGGGCACAGCTGTTCCCTTcacgtatatatatgtagtGGTCACTCGTCCCTTCTTTCCTCTTGGAAAAACAAGGAGCTGTGACATGCTACCAGATTATCTTTGAATTGCACGGCTCATTACGCTGCAAGCGCTATCAAGCCCTTGCCGCAAGATGCGCCAAATTAAACGTCGAGAAGTGGCCATGAAGTGTCTGAGATCCCACCACAACTCTGTGCTTTTTAATATTGTCGTCCTGGAGCGCACATGGAGTGTCGTGCTACTGGTGCGGTATTTGGATATGCCACTCATAAGACCCCCCTGTCTCGTATTATAAAGTCAACCCAATTCTTACCGACCACTTTCGACAGGGCACTCCTCGCTGCTTCCATGGAAAGGGATTCCAACAGCCTGGTTGTCACCATGGTCCAAGACCCAAAATGGACGAAATCATTTATAGTGTGAAACCAGTCTTGGTTCATCAGAAGATGACAAGAGTCGGCTGGGTACCACTAGCTCccgctgtgacaagggttcgATGTAGAAGGCTTGGtgcaaaagggctcaattcaataataatctcgaaggGTCTCTAAGGTCTTGAGTTGCTgcgagagaggaagagaagggtgaccgccttatatacataaaaggaatgcccgggcctagggctcttacccgggcacgtgtttaAGCCGTCTGGTGTAATTAACaagtcctgtatcggcgaagcc harbors:
- the tnaA gene encoding Tryptophanase, coding for MAAHSNNLPPVPVHRTLVVRTAVQSTAQEREHILKEVEYNVFAFPAEMVYCDFLSDSGTSAMTDVQWAALLRGDESYGRNAGYYCLQDAFRDIFERGHDRRYLFRHVMAGTVDSQLYCNTLLQPSQGGFVNGGHVQLARPNFYIVPQGGCAEAILFSELMNSSSSNDASVAPVIISNGFFDTTATNAAAAGFELATFLQPGLREPLDPNEASSHNPFKGNLDLLATRNFLAKNHHRTALILITITNNFATAQPVSMANIRAAASLAKGFNIPCFFDACRFAENARLIQEFEPGYDACSIAEIVKEMFSLVDGFTISLKKDGMSNMGGALAIRDNGCLMKKSQDIGVRLKERQILAYGNDSYGGMRGHDLMAAAAGLYETTKESYLRSSIGQVRSFAQKLHSAGVPILWPPGGHAIYLDMNAFFADCPRSPGDFASVGFTIELLRQHGIRAVEAGPFAWEWDKKQSEEERDAIPDLVRFAVPRNSMNDGHIDYTVAAIHELYQQRHILPNVRIIRGKHLRIRHFQCGFALVPASRSNGSQSATNNTFFSAAEAQIRALGRSLSFNDDLVEVLVREMQLAMGAWGESAVSKSTNGHISHVGNDHAPIEYSISFDVNTGTPQLRFLIEAQPPEDVAKVKLADLQLAALELNRTLRQRQDDALSFTRFDMIKDLFIPETNDAQNVSGFAAWHSACVSPGSKRADWKIYLNPDAQGASQRERLIRASLTRLGFEQVSERLSLAMGPTDRFCYFSLDLDKGWDARIKIYIEHPNATAQSVANMIQKVCLHLKADNRDEIVAFVRAMSGNTSGPLQRKSVVTCFAFTTDRTEPSATVHFPVSDYARNDAEIHCRVVEYCSNKAPMVLPHYVRSIVALRQRSLSDGKGLHSWVSLKQSPGGSLGLTFYLSAELFGPLPDLEQ